A window from Methylococcus mesophilus encodes these proteins:
- a CDS encoding cation-translocating P-type ATPase, translating to MKRKPPATRKSHPSAHWHLLEPWQTTAWLKVDPRTGLSQREAEQRLAELGPNLIAEQRLRGPLAMLLGQFADFMIVVLILAGVVSGLVGEIADTVTIMVIVVLNAAIGFAQEYRAERAIAALKSMAAPTARVVRDGQHHDLPAHELVPGDLVLLEAGNIVPADIRLLDTAQFRVEEAALTGESQPVGKSTEAIRNPDASLGDRSNMAYKGTIVTYGRGLGSVIATGMETELGKIAQLLREEKESRTPLQNRLAQLGKRLALLVLAICAIIFVVGLLRGEQPVLMLLTAVSLAVAAIPEALPAVATVSLALGARKMIRQHVLIRRLPAVETLGSVTYICSDKTGTLTQNRMRAEAFYADGRAGPELPEAMLRAMALNNDVRLDKDGRVLGDPTETALYEAAASAGHHGVQIAASSPRTAEIPFDSERKLMTTLHREGEGLIAYTKGAPEKLLRQCLTEWSAEGPRPIRIDDLGEIAERMAADGLRVLALAFREWPEPPADLHSETVETGLCFLGFVGLMDPPRPEAAEAVALCKTAGIKPVMITGDHPATARTIARRLGIADEGDSVLTGEELARLSLAEFERQVEEIRVYARVAPEQKIKIVRALQDKGEFVAMTGDGVNDAPALKCANIGVAMGKIGTDVAREASHMILLDDNFASIVAAVREGRRIFDNIRKFIKYTMTSNSAEIWTLFLAPFLMLPIPLLPIHILWINLVTDGLPGLALAAEPQERGIMQRPPRPPQESIFAHGMWQHILWIGLLMGGVSLLSQAWAYHTGSARWQSMVFTVLTLSQMGHVLAIRSERESFFAQAFFSNKPLLGAVLLTFLLQMAVLYIPALQPIFRTQALEPHELVVCLVLSTVVFWAVELEKWMRRRGWIYRENTA from the coding sequence ATGAAACGCAAGCCCCCCGCGACACGGAAATCCCACCCGTCGGCGCACTGGCACCTGCTGGAGCCGTGGCAGACCACCGCCTGGCTCAAAGTCGATCCGCGGACGGGGCTGTCGCAACGGGAAGCCGAGCAGCGGCTCGCCGAACTGGGTCCGAATCTCATCGCCGAACAGCGGCTGCGCGGCCCGCTGGCGATGCTGCTGGGCCAGTTCGCGGATTTCATGATCGTGGTCTTGATCCTGGCCGGCGTCGTCTCCGGCCTGGTCGGTGAGATCGCCGATACCGTGACCATCATGGTGATAGTCGTCCTCAATGCAGCCATCGGCTTCGCCCAGGAATACCGCGCCGAGCGCGCCATCGCCGCGCTGAAAAGCATGGCGGCGCCCACGGCGCGGGTCGTGCGGGACGGGCAGCATCACGACCTGCCGGCCCACGAGCTGGTTCCCGGCGACCTGGTGCTGCTGGAAGCCGGCAACATCGTGCCGGCCGACATCCGCCTGCTGGATACCGCGCAGTTTCGAGTGGAAGAGGCCGCCCTCACCGGCGAGTCCCAACCGGTCGGGAAGTCCACCGAAGCGATACGGAATCCGGATGCCTCGCTCGGCGACCGCAGCAACATGGCCTACAAGGGCACGATCGTCACCTACGGCCGGGGCCTGGGCAGCGTGATTGCCACCGGCATGGAAACGGAACTCGGCAAAATCGCCCAGCTCCTGCGCGAGGAGAAGGAAAGCCGCACGCCCCTGCAGAACCGGCTGGCCCAGCTCGGCAAGCGGCTGGCCCTGCTGGTGCTGGCGATCTGCGCCATCATCTTCGTGGTCGGCCTGCTGCGCGGCGAACAGCCGGTACTGATGCTCCTCACCGCCGTCAGCCTAGCGGTCGCCGCCATTCCGGAAGCCCTGCCTGCCGTCGCGACCGTCTCCCTGGCGCTGGGCGCGCGCAAGATGATCCGCCAGCACGTGCTGATCCGCCGCCTCCCGGCGGTCGAGACCCTGGGTTCGGTCACTTATATCTGCTCGGACAAAACCGGCACCCTCACCCAGAACCGCATGCGGGCAGAAGCGTTCTATGCCGATGGCCGCGCAGGCCCCGAATTGCCGGAAGCCATGCTGCGGGCCATGGCGCTGAACAACGATGTCCGGCTCGACAAGGACGGGCGTGTCCTGGGTGATCCCACCGAAACCGCGCTGTACGAAGCCGCCGCCTCCGCCGGGCATCACGGCGTACAGATCGCCGCGTCGTCTCCGCGCACTGCGGAGATTCCCTTCGATTCCGAGCGCAAGCTGATGACGACGCTCCATCGCGAAGGCGAAGGACTGATCGCCTATACCAAGGGCGCGCCGGAAAAGCTTTTGCGGCAATGCCTGACGGAATGGAGTGCCGAAGGTCCCCGTCCCATCCGGATCGACGATTTGGGGGAAATAGCCGAACGGATGGCCGCGGACGGACTGCGGGTCCTGGCTCTGGCTTTCCGGGAGTGGCCGGAACCGCCGGCGGATCTGCATTCCGAAACCGTCGAAACCGGGCTGTGCTTCCTCGGCTTCGTCGGGCTCATGGACCCGCCGCGGCCCGAAGCCGCGGAAGCGGTGGCCCTGTGCAAAACGGCGGGGATCAAGCCGGTCATGATCACCGGCGACCACCCGGCGACCGCACGCACCATCGCCCGCCGCCTCGGCATCGCCGACGAGGGCGACTCGGTCCTGACCGGCGAGGAACTGGCCCGGCTGAGTCTGGCGGAATTCGAGAGGCAGGTGGAGGAAATCCGGGTCTACGCCCGCGTCGCCCCGGAGCAGAAGATCAAGATCGTCCGGGCCCTGCAGGACAAGGGAGAGTTCGTGGCGATGACCGGGGATGGGGTGAACGACGCGCCCGCCTTGAAATGCGCCAACATCGGGGTCGCCATGGGCAAGATCGGCACCGACGTGGCGCGGGAAGCCTCGCACATGATCCTCCTGGATGACAACTTCGCCTCCATCGTCGCCGCCGTCCGGGAGGGGCGCCGCATCTTCGACAACATACGCAAGTTCATCAAATACACGATGACGAGCAATTCGGCGGAGATATGGACGCTGTTCCTCGCGCCGTTCCTCATGCTCCCCATTCCACTGCTCCCCATCCACATCCTATGGATCAATCTGGTCACCGACGGCCTGCCGGGCCTGGCCCTTGCGGCCGAGCCCCAGGAACGCGGCATCATGCAGCGCCCCCCGCGGCCGCCGCAGGAAAGCATCTTCGCGCATGGCATGTGGCAGCACATTCTCTGGATCGGGCTGCTGATGGGGGGCGTCTCCCTGCTGTCGCAGGCCTGGGCCTACCATACCGGTTCGGCTCGCTGGCAAAGCATGGTGTTCACCGTGCTCACCCTGTCGCAGATGGGGCATGTCCTTGCCATCCGGTCGGAGCGGGAGTCGTTCTTCGCACAGGCGTTCTTCTCGAACAAGCCCTTGCTCGGCGCCGTGCTGCTCACGTTCCTGCTGCAGATGGCGGTGCTCTATATTCCGGCCTTACAGCCCATCTTCAGGACACAGGCGCTGGAACCGCACGAACTGGTGGTCTGTCTCGTCCTGTCCACCGTGGTGTTCTGGGCGGTGGAACTGGAGAAATGGATGCGTCGGCGCGGCTGGATTTACCGGGAAAATACAGCGTGA
- a CDS encoding M67 family metallopeptidase, translating into MTHEQCALPRHLVNQILHLAQASPGIEVCGLIGAAARGRMRCYPVPNVADRPECRFLLDSKGQIDAMRTMRERGEELFAIFHSHPMAAAVPSSVDLEFAAYPEALHLIVSLNTKGVLELRGFRIGPASALSEVELLLASE; encoded by the coding sequence GTGACCCACGAGCAATGCGCGCTCCCCAGGCATCTGGTCAACCAGATCCTCCATTTGGCCCAGGCATCGCCTGGGATCGAGGTCTGCGGCCTGATCGGTGCTGCCGCGCGGGGAAGAATGCGCTGTTATCCGGTGCCCAACGTCGCCGACCGCCCCGAATGCCGCTTCCTGCTCGACTCGAAGGGGCAAATCGATGCCATGCGCACGATGCGGGAGCGGGGGGAAGAGCTGTTCGCGATTTTCCATTCGCACCCCATGGCCGCGGCCGTCCCCTCCTCGGTCGATCTGGAATTCGCCGCCTATCCGGAAGCGCTGCACCTCATTGTCTCGCTGAATACCAAGGGGGTGCTGGAATTGCGGGGTTTCCGGATCGGGCCGGCGTCGGCGTTGAGCGAAGTCGAGCTCCTGCTGGCCTCCGAATGA
- a CDS encoding ABC transporter ATP-binding protein, producing the protein MSFPRILADRVSKKFSRALGHSLWHSAQDLGRRLIGRRPASGLRAGEFWAVRDVSLKVGAGECLGLIGPNGAGKSTLLRMLGREYRPDAGRIALHGAVKSLIRLGSGLQPMYTGRENVYLKCAELGLSKRDTDARLDEIVAFADLEAALERPVKHYSDGMYARLEFAIATCMPIDVLLIDEVLAVGDVAFQLRCLERLNSLKREGSALVFVSHSEMNVLQVADRCLLLFDGQTVAEGRPEAVFGKYYEAVGYFNRDLKSLGALPVRPQDFSAGLEFTGPGAEPIQAVPGQPLAFELEYRAERNFEGVELRLEFWNTAGLLAAATVAPGERRLSLAGGRGRVLVELPFLGLSAGIYDVALSANSGGCCLTYKGETRRIRVMQAVCDRPGGFGVIEAHMRTAPSAKSY; encoded by the coding sequence GTGAGTTTTCCCCGTATCCTGGCCGACCGGGTCAGCAAGAAGTTCTCCCGCGCCCTGGGACATTCTTTGTGGCATTCCGCGCAGGATCTGGGGCGTCGTCTGATCGGGCGCCGGCCGGCGTCGGGCTTGCGTGCCGGCGAATTCTGGGCGGTGCGGGACGTGTCCCTAAAAGTTGGGGCGGGCGAATGCCTAGGCCTGATCGGCCCCAACGGCGCCGGCAAAAGCACCTTGCTGCGGATGCTTGGCCGCGAATACCGTCCGGATGCGGGGCGGATCGCGCTGCACGGCGCGGTGAAATCGCTGATCCGCTTGGGCAGCGGGCTCCAGCCGATGTACACCGGGCGCGAAAACGTCTATCTCAAGTGCGCCGAGCTGGGGCTGTCCAAGCGCGACACCGACGCCAGACTGGACGAAATCGTCGCCTTCGCGGACCTGGAGGCGGCGCTGGAGCGGCCGGTCAAGCATTACTCCGACGGCATGTACGCCCGGCTGGAGTTTGCTATCGCCACCTGCATGCCGATCGACGTCCTGCTCATCGATGAAGTGCTGGCGGTGGGTGACGTCGCGTTCCAGCTGCGCTGCCTGGAGAGGCTCAATTCCCTGAAGCGAGAAGGCAGCGCGCTGGTGTTCGTTTCCCATTCCGAGATGAACGTGCTCCAGGTGGCCGACCGCTGCCTGCTGCTGTTCGACGGCCAGACCGTGGCCGAGGGCCGTCCGGAAGCGGTGTTCGGGAAATACTACGAGGCCGTTGGCTACTTCAATCGCGATCTGAAGTCGCTGGGCGCGCTGCCGGTCAGGCCTCAAGATTTCTCGGCCGGGCTGGAATTTACCGGTCCGGGGGCCGAGCCCATCCAGGCCGTCCCCGGCCAGCCGCTTGCATTCGAACTGGAATACCGGGCGGAGCGGAATTTCGAGGGGGTCGAGCTGCGGCTCGAGTTCTGGAACACGGCGGGCCTGCTCGCGGCCGCCACCGTGGCGCCGGGGGAACGCCGGCTATCCCTGGCCGGAGGGCGAGGGCGCGTTCTGGTGGAATTGCCTTTCCTGGGGTTGAGCGCCGGAATTTATGATGTTGCCCTGTCGGCGAATTCGGGCGGATGCTGCCTGACTTACAAGGGGGAGACCCGGCGGATACGTGTGATGCAGGCGGTCTGCGACCGCCCCGGCGGCTTCGGTGTCATCGAAGCGCATATGCGGACGGCTCCTTCAGCCAAGTCGTACTGA
- the rlmM gene encoding 23S rRNA (cytidine(2498)-2'-O)-methyltransferase RlmM codes for MTSPSSILLYCRRGFEKECAAEIQAQALAAGISGYVRAKENSAYVVFVAHEPDVLATQAARLRFDALVFARQRIFAIGPLSGIPVDDRITPLIGTAAGLQRRYSLFWLETADTNEAKELAAFTRKFERPFAAAAAETGLLSGGPHAPRLHVFFLTSTAAYVGYTLPDDSAPWPGGIPRLKFPRSAPSRSTLKLEEAFLVFVDQPETMLRPGMSAVDLGAAPGGWTWQLVRRHIRTTAIDNGNLDPALLESGLVTHLRADGFRYHPAKPVDWLVCDMVEQPSRIARLVADWADDGAFRYAVFNLKLPMNKRYEEVRRCRELIEERLAAQGVSYRLRFRQLYHDREEVTGFLDLS; via the coding sequence TTGACATCGCCCTCATCGATCCTGCTCTACTGCCGCCGCGGCTTCGAAAAGGAATGCGCAGCCGAAATCCAGGCCCAAGCCCTGGCTGCGGGGATTTCCGGCTATGTCAGGGCGAAGGAGAACTCGGCCTATGTGGTCTTCGTGGCGCACGAGCCCGATGTCCTGGCGACGCAGGCCGCCAGGCTGCGGTTCGACGCGCTGGTCTTCGCCCGCCAGCGGATCTTCGCGATCGGCCCCTTGTCCGGCATCCCGGTCGACGACCGGATCACCCCGCTCATCGGTACCGCGGCCGGTTTGCAACGCCGATATTCGTTGTTCTGGCTGGAAACCGCGGACACCAACGAGGCCAAGGAACTGGCCGCATTCACCCGCAAGTTCGAGCGTCCGTTCGCAGCCGCGGCAGCCGAAACCGGCCTGCTGAGCGGCGGACCGCATGCCCCACGCCTGCACGTATTCTTTCTGACGTCGACCGCCGCCTACGTCGGCTACACGCTGCCGGACGATTCGGCCCCCTGGCCCGGCGGTATCCCCCGCCTCAAGTTTCCCCGCTCCGCACCGAGCCGATCCACACTCAAGCTCGAAGAAGCCTTCCTGGTATTCGTCGACCAGCCCGAAACCATGCTGCGCCCTGGCATGAGCGCCGTCGACCTGGGCGCTGCCCCCGGCGGCTGGACCTGGCAACTGGTGCGGCGCCATATCCGTACCACTGCCATCGACAACGGCAACCTGGATCCAGCGCTGCTGGAATCCGGCCTGGTGACCCACTTGCGGGCCGACGGCTTCCGCTACCACCCTGCCAAGCCGGTCGACTGGCTGGTCTGCGACATGGTGGAGCAGCCCTCGCGCATCGCCCGGCTGGTGGCCGACTGGGCCGACGATGGCGCATTCCGTTACGCCGTATTCAATCTAAAATTGCCGATGAACAAGCGCTACGAAGAAGTCAGGCGCTGCCGCGAGCTGATCGAGGAACGGCTGGCCGCACAAGGGGTGTCCTACCGCCTGAGATTCCGCCAGCTCTACCACGACCGGGAAGAAGTCACCGGATTTCTCGATCTGTCGTAG
- a CDS encoding GspH/FimT family pseudopilin: MPCTAAFTLIELMVGIAVAAILITVGIPGFRDLILDNRMAAQINSLVADLSYARSEAVKRNSAVTVCKRNINGTACDDSRSWTDGWIVLAGTTVLRVHESVSSGMAMNLKYTGSNKVVYDGKGFLNGVNNGTFIFCDGRGYTKARGLVLAMTGRLRTTRDDDGDDIQEKGSDRTNISQDDCS; encoded by the coding sequence ATGCCTTGCACCGCTGCCTTTACGTTGATCGAGCTCATGGTCGGAATCGCGGTGGCAGCCATACTCATCACCGTGGGCATTCCCGGCTTCCGCGACCTGATTTTGGACAACCGCATGGCGGCCCAGATCAATTCGCTGGTAGCCGACTTGAGTTACGCCCGCAGCGAGGCCGTGAAGCGCAATAGCGCGGTCACTGTATGCAAGCGGAATATCAACGGCACTGCCTGCGACGATTCGAGAAGCTGGACGGACGGATGGATCGTCCTGGCTGGCACGACAGTACTGCGGGTTCATGAATCCGTGTCATCGGGCATGGCTATGAACCTCAAATATACGGGGAGCAACAAAGTTGTGTATGACGGTAAAGGCTTCCTGAACGGCGTGAACAATGGCACCTTCATCTTCTGTGACGGCCGGGGTTACACCAAAGCCCGAGGTCTGGTGCTGGCAATGACGGGACGCCTGAGGACCACCCGCGACGACGACGGCGATGACATCCAGGAGAAAGGCAGTGATCGCACCAATATTTCCCAAGACGACTGCAGCTAA
- the pilV gene encoding type IV pilus modification protein PilV has product MIAPIFPKTTAANADACCPLRSCKGFTLIEVLISVFVFAVALLGLAALQITARKTAFESAQRSLAAAIAQDVLERMRLNTEALASYTATINANTTFSDSLDCTGPANLAACDRRDFQRSLLGSTETTGTGANTSKVGGLANPTLCVTSSNAGGSGRYTVTIVWRGRDQSLPEPGSENESDTCGNGQYGTNNEYRRIFRLSTYICREGISGGCI; this is encoded by the coding sequence GTGATCGCACCAATATTTCCCAAGACGACTGCAGCTAACGCGGACGCCTGCTGCCCTCTCCGCTCGTGTAAAGGCTTCACCCTCATCGAAGTGCTCATCAGCGTTTTCGTCTTCGCGGTGGCGCTGCTGGGGCTCGCCGCCCTGCAGATCACCGCCCGCAAAACCGCGTTCGAATCCGCCCAGCGCAGTCTGGCCGCAGCCATCGCCCAGGACGTGCTGGAGCGGATGCGGCTGAATACCGAAGCCCTGGCCAGCTACACCGCGACCATCAACGCGAACACCACGTTCAGCGACTCGCTCGACTGCACGGGGCCGGCCAACCTCGCGGCCTGTGACCGCCGCGACTTCCAGCGCAGTCTGCTGGGCTCCACCGAAACGACCGGCACCGGCGCGAACACCTCCAAGGTGGGTGGGTTGGCCAACCCCACGCTGTGTGTGACCAGCAGCAACGCCGGTGGCTCCGGCCGGTACACCGTCACCATCGTCTGGCGCGGGCGGGACCAGTCCCTGCCGGAACCCGGTTCGGAAAACGAGTCCGATACCTGCGGCAACGGCCAATATGGGACCAACAACGAATACCGCCGGATCTTCCGGCTCAGTACCTATATCTGCCGGGAAGGCATCAGCGGAGGGTGCATCTGA
- a CDS encoding PilW family protein gives MKIPTQGGHPGFSTVELLISMVLGLLVVGAIGSLFVQHKTNYRQNEQFALMQENGRFALNLLASDLALAGFWGGADCKNMTNCPPASAINVQNDCGTNWTTTTTPSAPATHYLMAPSAGSAPADWPCFNSGDYLKPGTNLLVLKHAEGNPVYCKTGSADDFAGLIYLQTSGSAGSLVKSPVPPDCPASATATAFWRYIVHVYYISRGYSATQCANNPTDPRCVPRLVRKTLGRQTGNPIIFELGDGGELAEGIEYFHTEFGIDDGDGSMTDDSCDMDGIPDRYLSSVADYDAITPDELDCAISARIHVLVRSTQSDSSYTDDKTYTFGTVTLGPFRDHFRRKVFTTTVQLRNQQYH, from the coding sequence ATGAAAATTCCGACACAGGGCGGCCATCCGGGATTTTCCACGGTGGAACTGCTGATATCGATGGTGCTAGGCCTTTTGGTCGTCGGCGCCATCGGCAGTCTGTTCGTGCAGCACAAGACCAATTACCGCCAGAACGAACAATTCGCGCTGATGCAGGAAAACGGGCGCTTCGCTCTCAACTTGCTGGCCAGCGACTTGGCGCTGGCGGGATTCTGGGGCGGCGCCGATTGCAAAAACATGACCAACTGCCCTCCCGCCTCGGCCATCAACGTCCAGAACGACTGCGGAACTAACTGGACCACCACGACGACGCCCTCGGCTCCGGCGACGCACTACCTCATGGCGCCGTCGGCAGGCTCGGCTCCGGCCGATTGGCCCTGCTTCAACTCCGGCGACTATCTCAAGCCTGGAACCAACCTGCTTGTCCTCAAGCATGCCGAAGGCAATCCCGTCTATTGCAAAACCGGATCGGCCGACGACTTCGCCGGACTGATCTACCTTCAAACCAGCGGCTCAGCCGGCAGCCTCGTCAAATCTCCCGTCCCGCCCGACTGCCCGGCCTCCGCCACTGCAACCGCCTTTTGGCGGTACATCGTCCACGTCTATTACATCAGTCGAGGCTACTCGGCGACACAATGCGCCAACAACCCCACCGATCCGCGATGCGTTCCCAGGCTGGTACGAAAGACTTTGGGCCGACAAACCGGAAACCCCATCATTTTCGAGTTGGGCGACGGCGGCGAACTCGCCGAAGGAATCGAATACTTCCATACCGAATTCGGCATCGACGATGGCGACGGCAGCATGACCGACGATTCCTGCGACATGGACGGCATCCCAGACAGGTATCTCTCCTCCGTCGCCGATTACGACGCCATCACTCCCGACGAACTCGACTGCGCCATCAGCGCAAGAATCCACGTCCTGGTCCGTAGCACGCAATCCGATTCAAGCTACACTGATGATAAAACTTATACATTCGGCACGGTGACACTGGGGCCGTTCCGTGACCACTTCCGACGGAAGGTGTTCACGACCACGGTGCAGTTGCGGAACCAGCAATATCACTGA
- a CDS encoding pilus assembly PilX family protein codes for MARKRSSQNGAALVVGMLFTIVLTVLGIAAIHSSSTSVRMARNAEARINGLQQAQAASDYVAAEALDLNLDRMGSHARCTASYPYGGCNGLSLPTLPSPLLTPPVHVRVRSSVAFGSSKSEESNKVFERVIDSDYDGSTAESSADATRVGVVSAVRGTIVSSGSVRYDSETPDPTPTPAATPAPTPSDDGDHEGDDDHEDGDGDHDGGDHEDDGEQDDGENEGNHS; via the coding sequence ATGGCCCGGAAAAGAAGCTCGCAGAACGGCGCCGCCCTGGTCGTCGGCATGCTGTTCACGATCGTACTGACGGTACTGGGCATCGCGGCGATCCACTCCAGCAGCACCAGCGTCCGCATGGCGCGCAACGCCGAGGCCCGCATCAACGGCCTGCAGCAGGCTCAGGCGGCGTCCGACTACGTCGCGGCGGAGGCGCTCGATCTCAACCTGGACCGGATGGGCAGCCATGCGCGCTGCACCGCAAGCTATCCCTATGGCGGCTGCAACGGCCTGTCGCTGCCCACCCTACCCTCGCCGCTGCTGACGCCCCCGGTTCACGTCCGGGTGCGGAGCAGCGTCGCCTTCGGCTCTTCCAAGAGCGAGGAGAGCAACAAGGTCTTCGAACGCGTCATCGACAGCGATTATGACGGCTCGACCGCCGAATCGTCCGCCGATGCCACCCGTGTCGGCGTGGTATCCGCCGTGCGCGGCACCATCGTCTCCAGCGGTTCGGTGCGCTACGACAGCGAAACCCCCGACCCGACGCCGACACCCGCCGCAACGCCCGCGCCCACCCCCTCGGACGACGGCGACCATGAAGGAGACGACGACCACGAGGATGGAGATGGAGATCACGACGGCGGGGACCATGAAGATGACGGGGAGCAGGACGACGGTGAGAACGAGGGAAACCATAGCTGA